The Ignavibacteriales bacterium genome has a window encoding:
- a CDS encoding sulfurtransferase produces the protein MSNNYAHPEVLVDTEWVSQHLTDPHIRLVEVDVDTHSYNEAHIPGAVGWNWQTQLSDQVRRDLVSKSDLEKLLGNSGITNGTTIILYGDNNNWFAAWAFWQLKIYGHRDVRIINGGRKKWIKEGREVTRDVPVVSGKTYKATDPDYSLRAYVQEVSSLSNDSWSLVDVRSADEYSGKILSPPGLPETCQRGGHVPGAFNIPWGKNVNEDGTFKSFDNLRSLYEPLGITSNKNVVAYCRIGERSSLTWFVLKYLLGYTNVKNYDGSWTEWGNLVNAPVTQGVQP, from the coding sequence ATGTCAAATAATTATGCGCATCCTGAAGTGCTTGTCGATACGGAGTGGGTGAGTCAGCATCTGACAGACCCTCATATCCGGCTTGTCGAAGTCGATGTCGATACACACTCATACAACGAAGCCCATATTCCCGGCGCAGTTGGTTGGAACTGGCAGACTCAACTCTCCGACCAGGTCCGGCGTGATCTTGTTTCCAAATCGGATCTGGAAAAGTTGTTGGGAAATTCGGGAATTACCAATGGTACCACTATCATTCTTTATGGAGACAATAACAATTGGTTCGCGGCATGGGCATTCTGGCAGCTGAAAATATACGGCCATCGTGATGTGCGCATTATCAATGGAGGCAGAAAGAAATGGATCAAAGAGGGAAGGGAAGTGACAAGAGATGTTCCTGTTGTTTCAGGGAAAACATACAAGGCGACAGATCCTGATTATTCGCTGCGTGCCTATGTGCAGGAAGTATCATCTCTTTCCAATGATTCATGGTCATTGGTTGATGTTCGTTCAGCAGATGAGTATTCCGGTAAGATCCTTTCGCCGCCGGGGCTTCCGGAGACATGCCAACGAGGAGGGCATGTGCCCGGCGCATTCAACATTCCATGGGGAAAGAATGTCAACGAAGACGGCACTTTCAAATCATTTGACAACTTACGGTCGCTTTATGAACCCTTGGGTATCACATCGAATAAAAATGTTGTTGCGTACTGCCGCATAGGGGAACGTTCCAGTCTCACCTGGTTTGTTTTGAAGTATTTGCTTGGGTACACAAACGTCAAAAATTACGATGGTTCCTGGACAGAATGGGGAAATCTTGTCAATGCTCCGGTTACTCAAGGAGTCCAGCCATGA
- a CDS encoding dihydrofolate reductase family protein: MSKLIVFNSVSLDGFFVDINGDMQWAHNTIKDEAWDAFVVSNASGGGVLVFGRVTYELMIRYWPTPLAIQNYPVVAKQMNNLPKIVFSRTLDKALWNNTKLVKDGMVIEIQKMKNEPGTDMVIIGSGSIVSQLTQARLIDEYQIVVIPVILGQGRTLFDGIKENLDLKLVNSRAFANGNVFLRYVPMPWR; encoded by the coding sequence ATGAGCAAACTCATCGTTTTCAATTCGGTATCACTGGATGGTTTCTTTGTGGATATCAACGGCGACATGCAATGGGCTCACAACACAATTAAGGATGAAGCGTGGGATGCATTTGTCGTATCGAATGCAAGTGGTGGAGGTGTGCTCGTCTTCGGCAGGGTTACCTATGAACTCATGATAAGATATTGGCCAACACCGTTGGCAATCCAGAATTATCCTGTGGTGGCCAAACAGATGAACAACCTTCCGAAGATCGTGTTTTCAAGAACGCTGGACAAAGCGTTGTGGAATAATACAAAGCTCGTAAAAGACGGCATGGTGATAGAAATACAAAAGATGAAGAATGAGCCAGGGACTGACATGGTGATTATAGGCAGTGGCAGTATTGTTTCGCAACTGACTCAGGCGCGATTGATCGATGAATACCAGATCGTAGTGATTCCTGTTATTCTCGGTCAAGGAAGAACGTTGTTTGATGGCATCAAAGAGAACCTCGACTTAAAACTGGTAAACTCACGAGCGTTTGCCAATGGGAATGTTTTTCTGCGCTATGTACCGATGCCATGGAGATAG
- a CDS encoding 4a-hydroxytetrahydrobiopterin dehydratase, with amino-acid sequence MALLTKKEIRLALSELGGWALQGKEIRRKFEFADFACAIGFVISVAIVAERANHHPDIDIRWNKITFSLSTHSEGGITGKDISLAKKIDSLLQGKQL; translated from the coding sequence ATGGCACTTTTAACAAAAAAAGAAATCCGTCTCGCTTTATCAGAATTAGGAGGATGGGCGTTGCAGGGAAAAGAGATACGGAGAAAATTTGAATTCGCCGATTTTGCATGTGCTATAGGATTTGTCATTTCTGTGGCGATAGTTGCCGAACGAGCAAATCACCATCCGGATATAGATATCCGCTGGAACAAAATCACGTTTTCACTTTCTACACACAGTGAAGGCGGAATCACGGGGAAGGACATTTCCTTAGCGAAGAAGATCGATTCACTTCTACAGGGTAAGCAGCTTTGA